A single Rhopalosiphum padi isolate XX-2018 chromosome 4, ASM2088224v1, whole genome shotgun sequence DNA region contains:
- the LOC132929430 gene encoding ras-like GTP-binding protein Rho1 encodes MAAIRKKLVIVGDGACGKTCLLIVFSKDQFPEVYVPTVFENYVADIEVDGKQVELALWDTAGQEDYDRLRPLSYPDTDVILMCFSIDSPDSLENIPEKWTPEVKHFCPNVPIILVGNKKDLRNDPNTIRELSKMKQEPVRPEEGRAMAEKINAFAYLECSAKSKEGVREVFETSTRAALQVKKKKKGRCRLL; translated from the coding sequence ATGGCTGCCATTAGAAAAAAACTCGTCATCGTCGGTGACGGTGCTTGTGGAAAAACTTGTCTGTTAATTGTGTTTTCCAAAGATCAATTCCCAGAAGTATATGTACCCACCGTGTTTGAGAACTATGTAGCTGATATAGAAGTCGATGGCAAACAAGTAGAACTAGCACTGTGGGATACAGCGGGTCAAGAAGATTATGACAGACTAAGACCATTGTCCTATCCTGACACGGATGTTATCCTCATGTGCTTCTCCATAGATTCACCAGATTCGTTAGAGAATATCCCAGAGAAATGGACACCAGAGGTGAAACATTTTTGTCCAAATGTGCCGATTATATTGGTCGGTAACAAAAAAGACTTGCGCAATGATCCAAACACAATTCGTGAACTGAGCAAAATGAAGCAAGAGCCTGTGAGGCCAGAAGAGGGGCGAGCAATGGCCGAAAAGATCAATGCATTTGCTTATTTGGAATGTTCAGCTAAAAGTAAGGAGGGTGTCCGTGAAGTATTTGAAACTTCAACTAGAGCAGCTTTACAggttaaaaagaaaaagaaggGACGATGCCgtctactttaa
- the LOC132929429 gene encoding WD repeat-containing protein 37: MHKTDVDIPPSIRKRLIHLFGLIEKEFESVYQENVVLQEKLEALTEKMNEKFLTTEQFQVNSKQKPPTGQKLKTADKLKAQTSKIVSSFKSPSAANCQFVKEYGGHRDGLWDLALPRTGQPVIGTCSADHTARIWCIETGTPLLQYTGHTGSINSIKFHPNKDLALTSSGDQTIHIWQAAVNLDNLRDRESDDTETEDDRVVPILRTPSCTFLGHNGPVMASDWLLGGDQIITASWDRTANLYDVETSELLNSLTGHDEELTYTASHHSQKLVVTASRDTTFRLWDFREAINSVSVFQGHTDTVTCAIFTSAGLGGEDKLVSGSDDRSIKVWELRNMRSPITTIRAESGVNRFAIASNGVIAIPHDNRQVMLYDMSGQRVNRIPRTARNRHRRMVTAVAWSEDNPFANLFSCGFDRLALGWSVQLGKD; the protein is encoded by the exons atgcaCAAAACGGATGTTGACATTCCACCTAGCATTCGAAAGCGTCTAATTCATCTATTTGGACTTATTGAAAAGGAATTTGAGTCTGTGTACCAGGAAAATGTTGTTCTACAGGAAAAATTGGAGGCACTCACTGAGAAAATGAATGAAAAGTTCTTAACGACTGAGCAGTTTCAAGTAAATTCTAAACAAAAACCACCAACTGgtcaaaaacttaaaactgCAGATAAATTAAAAGCACAAACTAGTAAAATTGTATCTAGCTTTAAGAGTCCTTCAGCAGCTAATTGTCAATTTGTAAAAGAATATGGTGGACACAGAGATGGTTTGTGGGATTTAGCATTACCTCGTACTGGACAACCCGTCATCGGGACCTGCTCAGCAG ATCATACCGCAAGAATATGGTGTATTGAAACTGGTACACCACTTTTACAATACACTGGTCATACGGGAtcaattaattctataaaattccatCCTAATAAGGATTTAGCTCTTACATCGAGCGGTGATCAAACCATTCATATTTGGCAAGCAGCTGTTAATCTAGATAATTTA agGGATCGAGAATCTGATGATACTGAGACTGAAGATGACCGAGTTGTTCCAATATTACGCACACCTTCATGTACATTTTTGGGACATAATGGGCCAGTTATGGCGAGTGATTGGTTACTAGGTGGTGATCAAATTATTACTGCGTCATGGGATAGGACAGCTAATTTGTATGATGTTGAAACTAGCGAACTATTAAATTCACTAACTG gACATGATGAAGAGTTAACTTATACTGCGTCACACCATTCTCAGAAGTTGGTTGTAACTGCATCTAGAGACACCACATTTCGATTATGGGATTTTCGTGAAGCTATAAACTCAGTTTCAGTTTTTCAAGGTCATACAGA TACAGTAACTTGTGCAATTTTTACATCTGCTGGACTTGGTGGAGAAGATAAATTAGTATCCGGGTCAGATGATCGGTCAATAAAAGTGTGGGAATTACGTAATATGCGGTCTCCAATTACTACTATCAGAGCTGAATCTGGTGTAAATCGATTTGCTATTGCTTCTAATGGCGTTATTGCTATTCCTCATGACAATCGACAAGTTATGTTATATGACATGAGTGGACAACGAGTTAACAGAATACCCAGAACAGCTAGAAAT agACATAGACGTATGGTAACAGCTGTTGCATGGAGTGAAGATAATCCATTTGCTAATTTGTTTTCTTGTGGATTTGATCGGTTAGCACTAGGATGGTCTGTTCAGTTAGGTAAGGACTGA
- the LOC132929428 gene encoding nucleolar complex protein 3 homolog isoform X1, with amino-acid sequence MVKKNMVKSGKTSNVKRRNHLRNKGHIKTKKHKSKAYNVPQPPLKRRDDPAEEIEEEEEAENSDIGDDMLEMVDQEDLDFLKKNIGNQNYKLYNRIQINNDSKNKRTRENDDEELENEYESSSMMMKADDVSIKKPLLPIKTKDGILRRYTLEKDEIELEKSQPKKKKIEVNNENNDDEYVWLDTNEPEKEIPVNKGEPISVAKLYAKRENTIQSYKQRIGLLASTLLENPDLKIGNIVHLLEIMEKRDPELQITIKKLATLTLLEVFKDLLPSYQLKLDKHEGVKLKLVTKELIGYEGQLLKGYKIYLTNLEKMASALHKKKGDTRIITNVHISLAEMAVNCMCELLISHSYFNYAVNIGHLLTLYLDNKNSNVRKKVEETFIKIFKEDKKGTISLVIVRRINQLVKTRSHCVHSELLSVLLALPIRNVNLDKEKEEILKSKKFMTRKQKLLAMSKKERKRSKMLDKLDKEMLETKAEENVKSHLNNLTEITKLVFLIYFRILKTAPRSKLLSVCLEGLAKYSHSINLEFYHDILTVLDSVIKKHQLNVHEQLCCIKTIFVILSGQGTVINIDPVHFYSHLYRVIPELDCCKYHDNLETFLRTIEALFLVGRKKVTANSTLSFVKRMSMLSLQTLHNATLGILAALRTIIQTNKNTESLLDVDPSYGQGIYNAELQEPEHSNAGSTSLWELPALQRHYHPEVCRLSKTVASLTVSQNNHNNLKPELAKMTPSEWFKEYDPSNVAFNPAVMPPVKVPQRIPAHYPTLPYADVLDKNYPNVDFSKDFF; translated from the exons atggttaaa aaaaatatggtTAAAAGTGGGAAAACAAGCAATGTTAAAAGGCGTAACCATTTACGAAATAAAGgacatataaaaacaaaaaagcaTAAGTCTAAAGCTTACAACGTTCCTCAACCTCCATTAAAAAGACGAGATGATCCAGCTGAAGAAATTGAGGAAGAAGAAGAAGCAGAAAACAGTGATATTGGAGATGATATGTTAGAAATGGTTGACCAAGAAGATTtggattttcttaaaaaaaatattggaaaccaaaattataagctatacaaccgtattcaaattaataat gatagtaaaaataaaagaactcgAGAAAACGATGATGAAGAACTCGAAAATGAGTATGAAAGTAGTTCAATGATGATGAAAGCAGATGATGTATCTATTAAGAAACCTTTATTACCAATTAAAACTAAAGATGGAATTTTAAGAAGATACACTTTAGAAAAAGAtgaaatag aaTTAGAGAAGTCTcagcctaaaaaaaaaaaaattgaggtcaataatgaaaataatgatgatgaGTATGTTTGGTTGGATACAAATGAACCTGAAAAAGAAATACCAGTTAATAAAGGTGAACCAATCAGTGTTGCAAAACTATATGCCAAAAGAGAAAACACAATACAAAGTTATAAACAACGCATTGGATTATTAGCTAGCACTTTATTAGAGAATCCTGATCtaaag atTGGAAACATTGTACATCTTTTAGAAATAATGGAAAAACGTGATCCAGAATtacaaatcacaataaaaaaattggcaACTCTCACATTGTTAGAAGTTTTTAAAGATCTCTTACCAAGTTATCAATTGAAACTGGATAAACACGAAGGAGTAAAAT tgaAATTGGTTACAAAAGAGTTGATTGGTTATGAAGGACAATTACTCAAAGGTTACaagatttatttaactaatttagaaaaaatggcTAGTGCCCTCCACAAAAAGAAAGGAGATACCCGAATCATAACAAAT gtTCATATAAGTTTGGCTGAAATGGCTGTTAATTGTATGtgtgaattattaatttctcattcatattttaattatgcagTCAACATTGGACATTTATTAACTCTTtacttagataataaaaattctaacgTTAGGAAAAAAGTTGAAGaaacgtttattaaaatttttaaagaagATAAAAAAGGAACAATTTCTTTAGTG atagtGCGGCGCATAAATCAACTTGTTAAAACTAGAAGTCATTGTGTGCATAGTGAGCTTTTATCAGTTTTACTCGCATTGCCTATTAGAAATGTAAATCTCGacaaagaaaaagaagaaattttgaaatcaaaaaaatttatgactagaaaacaaaaattattagctATGTCAAAAAAAGAACGTAAA cgaAGTAAAATGTTGGATAAATTAGATAAAGAAATGCTTGAGACAAAAGCCGAAGAAAATGTTAAAAGTCACTTGAACAATTTAACTGAAATCACTaaacttgtatttttaatatacttcagAATACTAAAAACTGCACCACGTTCTAAGCTACTGTCTGTTTGTCTTGAAGGATTAGCAAA ATACAGCCATTCAATCAATTTAGAATTTTACCACGATATTCTCACAGTTTTGGATTCAGTTATAAAGAAACATCAACTTAATGTTCATGAACAACTTTGttgtattaaaactatttttgtcaTACTTTCTGGACAAGGAACTGTAATCAACATTGATCCTGTtcatttttattctcatttataTAGAGTTATTCCTGAGTTAGATTGTT GTAAATATCACGATAATTTAGAAACTTTTCTTCGTACAATTGAAGCATTATTTTTGGTGGGTCGTAAGAAAGTAACTGCCAATTCAACACTGTCGTTTGTGAAAAGAATGTCTATGTTGAGTCTTCAAACACTTCACAATGCAACACTCGGGATTTTAGCTGCTCTTCGAACTATAAtacaa acAAATAAGAACACTGAATCATTATTAGATGTTGACCCTTCATATGGACAAGGAATTTACAATGCCGAATTACAAGAACCTGAACATAGTAACGCTGGTAGTACATCATTATGGGAACTTCCAGCATTACAG aggCATTATCATCCTGAAGTATGTAGATTATCAAAAACTGTTGCTTCATTGACAGTTtcacaaaataatcataataatcttAAACCAGAATTAGCCAAAAT GACACCCAGTGAATGGTTTAAAGAGTATGATCCAAGTAATGTGGCATTCAATCCAGCGGTTATGCCTCCAGTGAAGGTACCTCAACGGATACCTGCACATTATCCAACTCTTCCATACGCTGATGTTTTGGATAAAAATTATCCCAATGTTGATTTCTCAAAAGATTTCttttga
- the LOC132929428 gene encoding nucleolar complex protein 3 homolog isoform X2 — MMMKADDVSIKKPLLPIKTKDGILRRYTLEKDEIELEKSQPKKKKIEVNNENNDDEYVWLDTNEPEKEIPVNKGEPISVAKLYAKRENTIQSYKQRIGLLASTLLENPDLKIGNIVHLLEIMEKRDPELQITIKKLATLTLLEVFKDLLPSYQLKLDKHEGVKLKLVTKELIGYEGQLLKGYKIYLTNLEKMASALHKKKGDTRIITNVHISLAEMAVNCMCELLISHSYFNYAVNIGHLLTLYLDNKNSNVRKKVEETFIKIFKEDKKGTISLVIVRRINQLVKTRSHCVHSELLSVLLALPIRNVNLDKEKEEILKSKKFMTRKQKLLAMSKKERKRSKMLDKLDKEMLETKAEENVKSHLNNLTEITKLVFLIYFRILKTAPRSKLLSVCLEGLAKYSHSINLEFYHDILTVLDSVIKKHQLNVHEQLCCIKTIFVILSGQGTVINIDPVHFYSHLYRVIPELDCCKYHDNLETFLRTIEALFLVGRKKVTANSTLSFVKRMSMLSLQTLHNATLGILAALRTIIQTNKNTESLLDVDPSYGQGIYNAELQEPEHSNAGSTSLWELPALQRHYHPEVCRLSKTVASLTVSQNNHNNLKPELAKMTPSEWFKEYDPSNVAFNPAVMPPVKVPQRIPAHYPTLPYADVLDKNYPNVDFSKDFF; from the exons ATGATGATGAAAGCAGATGATGTATCTATTAAGAAACCTTTATTACCAATTAAAACTAAAGATGGAATTTTAAGAAGATACACTTTAGAAAAAGAtgaaatag aaTTAGAGAAGTCTcagcctaaaaaaaaaaaaattgaggtcaataatgaaaataatgatgatgaGTATGTTTGGTTGGATACAAATGAACCTGAAAAAGAAATACCAGTTAATAAAGGTGAACCAATCAGTGTTGCAAAACTATATGCCAAAAGAGAAAACACAATACAAAGTTATAAACAACGCATTGGATTATTAGCTAGCACTTTATTAGAGAATCCTGATCtaaag atTGGAAACATTGTACATCTTTTAGAAATAATGGAAAAACGTGATCCAGAATtacaaatcacaataaaaaaattggcaACTCTCACATTGTTAGAAGTTTTTAAAGATCTCTTACCAAGTTATCAATTGAAACTGGATAAACACGAAGGAGTAAAAT tgaAATTGGTTACAAAAGAGTTGATTGGTTATGAAGGACAATTACTCAAAGGTTACaagatttatttaactaatttagaaaaaatggcTAGTGCCCTCCACAAAAAGAAAGGAGATACCCGAATCATAACAAAT gtTCATATAAGTTTGGCTGAAATGGCTGTTAATTGTATGtgtgaattattaatttctcattcatattttaattatgcagTCAACATTGGACATTTATTAACTCTTtacttagataataaaaattctaacgTTAGGAAAAAAGTTGAAGaaacgtttattaaaatttttaaagaagATAAAAAAGGAACAATTTCTTTAGTG atagtGCGGCGCATAAATCAACTTGTTAAAACTAGAAGTCATTGTGTGCATAGTGAGCTTTTATCAGTTTTACTCGCATTGCCTATTAGAAATGTAAATCTCGacaaagaaaaagaagaaattttgaaatcaaaaaaatttatgactagaaaacaaaaattattagctATGTCAAAAAAAGAACGTAAA cgaAGTAAAATGTTGGATAAATTAGATAAAGAAATGCTTGAGACAAAAGCCGAAGAAAATGTTAAAAGTCACTTGAACAATTTAACTGAAATCACTaaacttgtatttttaatatacttcagAATACTAAAAACTGCACCACGTTCTAAGCTACTGTCTGTTTGTCTTGAAGGATTAGCAAA ATACAGCCATTCAATCAATTTAGAATTTTACCACGATATTCTCACAGTTTTGGATTCAGTTATAAAGAAACATCAACTTAATGTTCATGAACAACTTTGttgtattaaaactatttttgtcaTACTTTCTGGACAAGGAACTGTAATCAACATTGATCCTGTtcatttttattctcatttataTAGAGTTATTCCTGAGTTAGATTGTT GTAAATATCACGATAATTTAGAAACTTTTCTTCGTACAATTGAAGCATTATTTTTGGTGGGTCGTAAGAAAGTAACTGCCAATTCAACACTGTCGTTTGTGAAAAGAATGTCTATGTTGAGTCTTCAAACACTTCACAATGCAACACTCGGGATTTTAGCTGCTCTTCGAACTATAAtacaa acAAATAAGAACACTGAATCATTATTAGATGTTGACCCTTCATATGGACAAGGAATTTACAATGCCGAATTACAAGAACCTGAACATAGTAACGCTGGTAGTACATCATTATGGGAACTTCCAGCATTACAG aggCATTATCATCCTGAAGTATGTAGATTATCAAAAACTGTTGCTTCATTGACAGTTtcacaaaataatcataataatcttAAACCAGAATTAGCCAAAAT GACACCCAGTGAATGGTTTAAAGAGTATGATCCAAGTAATGTGGCATTCAATCCAGCGGTTATGCCTCCAGTGAAGGTACCTCAACGGATACCTGCACATTATCCAACTCTTCCATACGCTGATGTTTTGGATAAAAATTATCCCAATGTTGATTTCTCAAAAGATTTCttttga